From a region of the Triticum aestivum cultivar Chinese Spring chromosome 7D, IWGSC CS RefSeq v2.1, whole genome shotgun sequence genome:
- the LOC123169953 gene encoding putative laccase-9, whose translation MGVANAPAIWSVGVVVAALIVAAQGSPSSSARRRYSFLEDDDGPSRLHRHRHHDFVIKESNYTRLCREKTILTVNGKFPGPTIYAKKGDVVVVNVFNQGDKNITLHWHGVNQPRSPWWDGPEYITQCPIQPGKKFTYRIIFSEEEGTLWWHAHSAMDRDTVHGAIVIHPRRGTTYPFSKPHREIPIILGEWWNNDIRQVLADATSTGSDFQPSDANTINGQPGDLFACSSNATFRLPVKHGKTYMLRIINAALTNGFFFAVAGHRLTVVGSDASYTKPFSVDHVFIDAGQTVTALLKARRGRSNARYFYMASRPLATNPQATVDNSTTTAVLEYVDAPAAPADAAHDLPSLPAINDSSAAAAFTARLRSLASKEHPADVPRHVDEHMLVTVEVNEIACAPGEACKGPHGNRFASSLNNVSFETPRSDILGAYYRSAVGGVVRTDFPDNPPSPFNFTADDLPPELALTARDTRVKVLEYGTVLEVVLQGTTILGGDSHPMHLHGFSFYVVGRGIGNFDKSTDPAKYNLVDPPYQNTVSVPKNGWVAVRLRAENPGVWFMHCHFERHMVWGMETVFIVKNGKGPDAKIMPPPPNMPRC comes from the exons ATGGGAGTCGCCAACGCGCCGGCAATTTGGTCAGTCGGCGTGGTGGTTGCAGCGCTCATTGTCGCAGCTCAAGGATCGCCGTCGTCGAGTGCCCGCCGCCGCTACAGTTTCCTC GAAGACGACGACGGCCCGAGTCGCcttcaccgtcaccgtcaccacgATTTCGTC ATAAAGGAGAGTAACTACACGAGACTCTGCCGTGAAAAGACCATCCTCACCGTCAACGGCAAGTTCCCCGGCCCGACCATCTATGCGAAGAAGGGCGACGTCGTCGTTGTCAACGTCTTCAACCAGGGCGATAAGAACATCACCCTCCACTG GCACGGAGTGAACCAGCCGCGAAGTCCGTGGTGGGACGGGCCGGAGTACATAACGCAGTGCCCGATCCAGCCCGGCAAGAAATTCACGTACCGGATCATCTTCTCCGAGGAGGAAGGCACGCTGTGGTGGCACGCGCACAGCGCCATGGACCGCGACACCGTGCATGGCGCCATCGTCATCCACCCCCGGCGCGGCACAACCTACCCATTCAGCAAGCCGCACCGAGAGATACCCATCATCCTTG GGGAATGGTGGAACAACGACATTCGGCAAGTGCTTGCCGACGCCACCTCCACCGGCAGCGATTTCCAGCCTTCCGACGCCAACACCATCAACGGCCAGCCCGGTGACCTGTTCGCTTGCTCCAGCAATGCCACCTTCAGGCTGCCAGTCAAACACGGCAAGACCTACATGCTCCGGATCATCAACGCGGCCCTGACCAACGGATTCTTCTTCGCCGTCGCGGGGCACCGCCTCACCGTGGTCGGCTCTGACGCTTCCTACACCAAGCCGTTCAGCGTCGACCACGTATTCATTGATGCCGGCCAAACGGTGACCGCGCTGCTCAAGGCCCGCCGTGGCCGCTCGAACGCCCGCTACTTCTACATGGCGTCGAGGCCGCTGGCGACCAACCCGCAGGCCACCGTCGACAACAGCACGACCACCGCCGTCCTGGAGTACGTCGACGCTCCCGCGGCGCCGGCCGATGCGGCGCATGACCTCCCCAGCCTTCCCGCCATCAACGACAGCTCCGCGGCGGCGGCGTTCACGGCGCGGCTCAGGTCGCTGGCCAGCAAGGAGCACCCAGCCGACGTGCCCCGGCACGTCGACGAGCACATGCTCGTCACGGTGGAGGTGAACGAGATCGCGTGCGCGCCCGGCGAGGCGTGCAAGGGGCCCCACGGCAACCGCTTCGCGTCGAGCCTCAACAACGTGAGCTTCGAGACGCCGCGGAGCGACATCCTCGGAGCCTACTACCGCTCCGCCGTCGGCGGCGTGGTCAGGACCGACTTCCCCGACAACCCGCCGTCGCCCTTCAACTTCACGGCCGACGACCTCCCCCCGGAGCTCGCGCTGACCGCGAGAGACACGAGGGTGAAGGTCCTGGAGTACGGCACCGTCCTGGAGGTGGTGTTGCAGGGCACGACCATCCTCGGCGGTGACAGCCATCCCATGCACCTGCACGGGTTTAGCTTCTACGTGGTGGGGAGAGGGATTGGCAACTTCGACAAGAGCACGGACCCCGCCAAGTACAACCTGGTCGACCCGCCGTACCAGAACACCGTCTCCGTTCCCAAGAATGGATGGGTTGCAGTCCGCCTCCGTGCAGAAAACCCTG GCGTATGGTTCATGCACTGCCATTTCGAGCGCCACATGGTATGGGGGATGGAAACGGTGTTCATTGTGAAGAACGGCAAGGGACCAGATGCTAAGATCATGCCACCACCTCCAAATATGCCCAGGTGTTGA